The following proteins are co-located in the Gordonia polyisoprenivorans genome:
- a CDS encoding solute symporter family protein: MTTLAASAAVGNPIANIAIFVAFVAITLFVVIRASKKNASATDYFTGGRAFSGPQNGIAIAGDYLSAASFLGIAGAIAVYGYDGFLYSIGFLVAWLVALLLVAELLRNTGKFTMADVLSFRLKQRPVRLAAAISTLAVSLFYLLAQMAGAGGLVALLLDVTSRTGQSIVIAVVGALMIVYVLVGGMKGTTWVQIIKAVLLIAGAAFMTVLVLAKFGLNVSHILGGAQDAISGSSSEKVAARDVLAPGAKYGGSMESQINFISLAIALVLGTAGLPHVLMRFYTVPTAKEARRSVVWAIALIGAFYLFTLILGYGAAAIVGPDRILAAAGKENAAAPLLAFELGGTILLGIIAAVAFATILAVVAGLTITASASFAHDIYASVIKRGKVSEDDQVRVSRYAAITLGVLGIVLGILANGQNVAFLVALAFAIAAAANLPTIVYSLYWKRFNTRGALWSIYGGLGSTLLLIVFSPAVSGKATSMVPGADFAWFPLENPGIVSIPLAFVLGIVGTLTSPSDRGTPERNAEMEVRSLTGVGAEEAVAH, from the coding sequence ATGACCACTCTCGCAGCATCTGCCGCCGTGGGTAACCCCATCGCGAACATCGCCATCTTCGTCGCCTTCGTCGCCATCACGTTGTTCGTGGTGATCCGCGCGAGCAAGAAGAACGCGTCGGCCACCGACTATTTCACCGGTGGCCGCGCGTTCTCCGGACCCCAGAACGGCATCGCCATCGCCGGTGACTATCTGTCCGCCGCGAGCTTCCTCGGCATCGCCGGCGCCATCGCCGTGTACGGCTATGACGGCTTCCTCTACTCCATCGGATTCCTCGTGGCATGGCTGGTGGCGCTGTTGCTCGTCGCCGAATTGCTGCGCAACACCGGCAAATTCACCATGGCCGACGTCTTGAGCTTCCGCCTCAAGCAGCGCCCGGTACGACTGGCGGCGGCGATCTCGACACTGGCGGTCTCGCTGTTCTATCTGCTGGCACAGATGGCCGGTGCCGGCGGCCTGGTCGCCCTGCTGCTCGACGTGACCTCACGGACCGGGCAGTCGATCGTGATCGCCGTGGTCGGCGCGCTGATGATCGTCTACGTGCTCGTCGGCGGAATGAAGGGCACCACCTGGGTGCAGATCATCAAGGCCGTGCTGCTGATCGCGGGTGCCGCGTTCATGACGGTCCTGGTGCTGGCCAAGTTCGGGCTCAACGTGTCCCACATCCTGGGCGGCGCACAGGATGCGATCAGTGGATCGTCGAGCGAAAAGGTCGCCGCCCGTGACGTTCTCGCGCCCGGCGCCAAGTACGGCGGGTCGATGGAATCGCAGATAAACTTCATCTCACTGGCCATCGCCCTGGTTCTCGGCACCGCCGGCCTTCCGCATGTGCTGATGCGTTTCTACACCGTCCCGACCGCGAAAGAGGCTCGGCGCTCGGTGGTCTGGGCGATCGCGCTCATCGGTGCGTTCTACCTGTTCACCCTCATCCTCGGTTACGGTGCCGCCGCGATCGTCGGACCCGACCGCATCCTCGCGGCCGCAGGCAAGGAGAACGCCGCAGCGCCACTGCTCGCCTTCGAACTCGGTGGCACGATCCTGCTCGGCATCATCGCGGCCGTCGCGTTCGCGACGATCCTCGCCGTCGTCGCCGGACTGACGATCACCGCCTCGGCGTCCTTCGCCCATGACATCTACGCCAGCGTCATCAAGCGCGGCAAAGTCAGCGAGGACGACCAGGTCCGCGTATCCCGCTATGCCGCAATCACTCTCGGCGTCCTCGGAATCGTGCTCGGCATTCTCGCCAACGGCCAGAACGTGGCCTTCCTGGTGGCCCTGGCGTTCGCCATCGCCGCCGCGGCCAATCTGCCGACCATCGTGTATTCGCTGTACTGGAAGCGCTTCAACACCCGCGGTGCACTGTGGAGCATCTATGGTGGCCTGGGTTCGACGCTGCTGCTCATCGTGTTCTCGCCCGCGGTCTCCGGTAAGGCCACCTCGATGGTCCCCGGTGCCGACTTCGCCTGGTTCCCGTTGGAGAATCCCGGCATCGTCTCGATCCCGTTGGCCTTCGTGCTCGGTATCGTCGGCACGCTGACCTCGCCGTCGGATCGCGGTACCCCCGAACGCAACGCCGAGATGGAGGTTCGCTCCCTGACCGGTGTGGGCGCCGAGGAGGCGGTGGCGCACTAG
- a CDS encoding DUF485 domain-containing protein — MSTVDQPTPASPPAPAHPTGEQYVAMQASPQFQDLKRTLRRFVFPMTAFFLLWYAVYVLLGAFAHDFMATPVWGDINLGLILGLLQFVTTFVITGLYVRFANRDLDPKAEAIRTEMMNEAAK, encoded by the coding sequence GTGTCCACTGTCGACCAACCCACGCCGGCGTCGCCGCCGGCGCCCGCGCATCCGACGGGCGAGCAATACGTCGCGATGCAGGCCAGTCCGCAATTCCAGGATCTCAAGCGCACCCTGCGCCGCTTCGTGTTCCCGATGACCGCCTTCTTTCTGCTGTGGTACGCGGTGTACGTGCTGCTCGGGGCGTTCGCGCACGACTTCATGGCGACGCCTGTGTGGGGTGACATCAACCTCGGCCTCATTCTCGGCCTGTTGCAGTTCGTGACGACGTTCGTCATCACCGGGCTCTACGTCCGTTTCGCCAATCGTGACCTCGACCCCAAGGCCGAGGCGATCCGCACCGAGATGATGAACGAGGCCGCCAAATGA
- a CDS encoding dipeptidase — MTLLWDQHACLPLQPDADVGYLRRFDRHGPTYVSVNVGYSPQSFDDSSLLLRRFRAAITDHPGLALATTPSDIEAAVGRIAVAFDLEDSNPLDGDLDNVARFVDLGVRTMLPSYNHANRAGCGCLDTDDTGLTAWGRDLVAEMNSAGMVPDGSHCSVRTGLDLCEVSSKPVIYSHSCMRGVWDHPRNITDDQARECAATGGVVGITGVGIFLGPNTPTLEAMARHLEYAVELVGIEHVGVSTDHSFDAEDFLAEIHDHPEAFDESYTRWGPIRWMAPEVFVTLGSHLAQRGWAAEDITAVLGGNFRRVAECSW, encoded by the coding sequence ATGACGCTTCTGTGGGATCAGCACGCATGTCTGCCGCTGCAACCCGACGCCGACGTCGGATACCTGCGGCGATTCGACCGCCACGGGCCGACATATGTGTCGGTCAACGTCGGCTACTCGCCGCAGAGCTTCGACGATTCGTCGTTGCTGCTGAGGCGTTTCCGGGCCGCGATCACCGACCACCCGGGCCTGGCGCTCGCGACGACGCCGTCCGACATCGAGGCCGCGGTCGGGCGGATCGCGGTGGCCTTCGATCTCGAGGACTCCAATCCCCTCGACGGTGACCTCGACAACGTTGCCCGGTTCGTCGACCTCGGCGTTCGCACGATGCTCCCGTCGTACAACCACGCCAACCGTGCCGGGTGCGGGTGCCTCGATACCGACGACACCGGACTGACCGCGTGGGGTCGAGACCTCGTCGCCGAGATGAATTCGGCCGGGATGGTGCCCGACGGTTCACACTGCTCGGTGCGCACCGGCCTGGATCTGTGCGAGGTGTCGAGCAAGCCCGTCATCTACAGCCATTCGTGCATGCGCGGTGTGTGGGATCACCCTCGCAACATCACCGACGATCAGGCCCGCGAGTGCGCCGCGACCGGCGGGGTCGTCGGCATCACCGGTGTCGGGATCTTCCTCGGCCCCAACACCCCGACGCTCGAGGCGATGGCCCGCCACCTCGAGTATGCGGTCGAACTCGTCGGCATCGAGCACGTCGGCGTCAGCACCGATCACTCCTTCGACGCCGAGGACTTCCTCGCCGAGATCCACGACCATCCCGAGGCGTTCGACGAGTCCTACACGCGGTGGGGGCCGATCCGCTGGATGGCGCCCGAGGTTTTCGTCACCCTGGGAAGCCATCTCGCCCAACGTGGTTGGGCCGCCGAGGACATCACCGCGGTACTGGGCGGCAACTTTCGGCGGGTCGCCGAGTGCTCCTGGTGA
- a CDS encoding cation acetate symporter has product MSGTILTAFALVAAALATIVIGAYGGRFARTTSDFLVASRSVGSRWNAAAVSGEYLSAASFLGVAGLVAKYGADALWYPVGFTAGYLGLLLFVAAPLRRSGAYTVPDFAEFRLSSRPARQTAMLVVVVVCVLYLIPQFQGAGLTLNILLGVPVWVGAVTVGVIVIVNVVGGGMRSITFVQAFQYWLKLTAIGVPALALVIVFLAHREPVGEPAPPRVDVATTVDITTDTVLSVPETAGVHVTGTIDGSHVDDAAFRAPGEYTLSSGSTIRLDAGAATPVVAGAPTTGASWVAPGGGLGGNHPLYQVYSIIIATFLGTMGLPHVLVRFYTNPDGRSARRTALTVIALLGLFYLFPMLLGVFARLYVPQLLITGTSDAAVLLLPSAAIGGVAGQLLAALVAAGAIAAFLATSSGLLVSVAGAISTDVLRGRIRDFRVAAVIGGVIPIVFSVAATSLELSRTVGLVFAVAASTLCPLLILGIWWRRLTPAGAIAGMLVGGLSSGTATSLAIAGGIGDTSLGGWPAVIVGFPAAVTVPLAFATMMLVSLATRTRVPGDLSRTFARMHVPERVGMGVERLPRDGSA; this is encoded by the coding sequence ATGTCGGGGACGATCCTGACCGCGTTCGCGCTCGTCGCGGCGGCACTGGCGACCATCGTCATCGGCGCCTACGGTGGGCGCTTCGCGCGCACCACCTCGGACTTCCTGGTGGCCTCACGCAGCGTCGGCTCCCGATGGAACGCCGCCGCGGTGTCCGGTGAATACCTCTCGGCGGCATCATTTCTCGGTGTCGCCGGGCTCGTCGCCAAATACGGCGCGGATGCGCTGTGGTATCCGGTCGGCTTCACCGCGGGATACCTCGGGCTGTTGCTGTTCGTTGCTGCCCCGCTGCGACGGTCGGGCGCCTACACCGTGCCCGACTTCGCCGAGTTCCGCCTCTCGTCGAGGCCCGCACGTCAGACGGCGATGCTGGTGGTGGTCGTCGTGTGTGTGTTGTACCTGATCCCGCAGTTCCAGGGCGCCGGACTGACACTCAACATCCTGCTGGGCGTACCGGTCTGGGTGGGTGCAGTGACCGTCGGGGTGATCGTGATCGTCAACGTCGTCGGCGGTGGCATGCGCTCGATCACGTTCGTCCAGGCATTCCAGTACTGGTTGAAGCTCACCGCGATCGGGGTGCCCGCGCTGGCCCTGGTGATCGTGTTCCTCGCACACCGTGAACCGGTCGGCGAGCCCGCGCCGCCGCGCGTCGACGTCGCCACCACCGTCGACATCACCACCGACACCGTGCTGTCGGTCCCGGAGACCGCCGGGGTGCACGTCACCGGCACCATCGACGGCTCACACGTCGACGACGCCGCCTTTCGCGCGCCCGGTGAGTACACATTGAGCTCGGGCAGCACCATCCGGCTCGACGCCGGCGCGGCCACCCCGGTGGTGGCCGGCGCCCCGACGACCGGTGCGTCCTGGGTGGCGCCGGGCGGTGGGCTCGGCGGCAATCATCCCCTGTACCAGGTGTATTCGATCATCATCGCGACCTTCCTCGGCACCATGGGGCTGCCGCATGTGCTGGTGCGGTTCTACACCAACCCGGACGGACGCTCCGCTCGCCGGACCGCTCTGACTGTGATCGCCCTGCTCGGCCTGTTCTACCTGTTCCCGATGTTGCTCGGGGTCTTCGCGAGACTCTATGTGCCGCAACTGTTGATCACGGGTACCTCCGATGCCGCGGTGCTGCTGTTGCCGTCGGCGGCGATCGGCGGGGTGGCCGGCCAACTCCTCGCCGCACTCGTGGCCGCGGGCGCGATCGCCGCGTTCCTCGCGACCTCGTCGGGACTGCTCGTCAGTGTGGCCGGGGCGATCTCCACCGACGTCTTGCGTGGGCGCATCCGCGATTTCCGGGTCGCCGCCGTGATCGGCGGGGTGATCCCCATCGTGTTCAGTGTGGCCGCAACGTCTCTGGAGTTGTCGCGCACGGTCGGCCTGGTGTTCGCGGTCGCGGCCTCGACCCTGTGCCCATTGCTGATCCTCGGCATCTGGTGGCGCCGACTGACCCCCGCGGGCGCCATCGCCGGCATGCTGGTCGGTGGTCTGTCGTCGGGCACCGCAACATCATTGGCGATCGCCGGCGGTATCGGGGACACCTCGTTGGGCGGATGGCCCGCGGTCATCGTCGGCTTCCCCGCAGCGGTGACGGTGCCGCTCGCCTTCGCGACGATGATGCTCGTCAGCCTCGCCACCCGCACCCGCGTACCCGGCGACCTCTCGCGCACCTTCGCGCGGATGCACGTCCCCGAACGAGTCGGGATGGGCGTCGAACGCCTCCCCCGCGACGGGTCGGCGTAG
- a CDS encoding LytR/AlgR family response regulator transcription factor: MALSVLAVDDERPALDELVFLLRRAPGIGEVFAAGDATGALRELGDHRIDAVFLDINMPGLSGIELATVLRKLSSPPQIVFVTAHDDRAVDAFDVGALDYLLKPLREDRLREAVDRVAAAAAPPTTTSESTARDDDVIPVELGGVTSLIRRDSISWVEAVGDYARLHSADGAHLVRIPLSTLESRWQDKGFARIHRSYLVALGMVTGLRASGSTTMVAVRANGRSGAVELPVSRRQVRELKDRLIRDPMRAYRTGDEQ; encoded by the coding sequence ATGGCACTGTCGGTCCTGGCTGTCGACGACGAACGCCCCGCCCTCGACGAACTGGTGTTCCTGCTGCGCCGCGCGCCCGGGATCGGCGAGGTCTTCGCCGCCGGCGACGCCACCGGAGCGCTGCGTGAACTCGGCGACCACCGGATCGACGCGGTCTTCCTCGACATCAACATGCCCGGCCTCTCGGGCATCGAATTGGCCACCGTGCTGCGCAAGCTCAGCAGTCCCCCACAGATCGTGTTCGTCACCGCGCACGACGACCGCGCGGTCGACGCATTCGACGTCGGCGCGCTGGATTACCTGCTGAAACCGTTGCGCGAGGACCGGTTACGTGAGGCGGTGGATCGGGTCGCCGCCGCGGCCGCCCCACCCACGACCACCTCCGAGTCGACCGCGCGTGACGACGACGTCATCCCCGTCGAACTGGGCGGGGTGACCTCGTTGATCCGACGGGATTCGATCTCGTGGGTCGAGGCCGTCGGCGATTACGCCCGGCTGCATTCGGCGGACGGTGCACACCTCGTGCGGATTCCGCTGTCCACCCTCGAATCCCGATGGCAGGACAAGGGATTCGCGCGTATTCACCGGTCGTATCTGGTGGCGCTGGGTATGGTGACGGGGCTGCGGGCCTCCGGCTCGACGACGATGGTGGCGGTGCGCGCCAACGGCCGTTCGGGGGCGGTGGAACTCCCGGTGAGCCGCCGGCAGGTCCGGGAACTCAAGGATCGCCTCATCCGGGACCCGATGCGCGCCTACCGAACCGGAGACGAGCAGTGA
- a CDS encoding sensor histidine kinase: MSSDLAAIVVVLAALIVVGLVVLIRTRRVVATPTERAVHTALHTASLAARSLRGGLGAESARDALPPLRSLTAAQGVALYDADAEALAHDDDPVWTTRVLTAADAAAASALAQQRRVLVNDPSGPDSPVRALVAEPLIAGDAGAGALVVATVSRPGPGMLGAIAEVARYVSDQVELAELDASRARLDRAEVLALRAQISPHFIYNALTTIASFVRTDPDRARELIIEFADFTRYSFRAAGEYTLLSDELRNIDRYLTLERARFGPALDVKLHVAPEVLGVVLPFLALQPLVENAVRHGLAAKGGGSITITARDEGTDCVITVEDDGVGMDPELLRSGDIDALDPPASRDESAGARVGLTNVDHRLRAAFGNDYGLVVDTGIGAGTKVGMRVPKFRAGVRV, from the coding sequence CCGGACCCGGCGGGTGGTCGCGACGCCGACCGAGCGTGCCGTGCACACCGCCTTGCACACGGCGTCGCTGGCCGCGCGATCGCTACGCGGCGGGCTCGGTGCCGAATCCGCGCGCGACGCCCTGCCACCTCTGCGTTCGCTGACCGCTGCGCAGGGGGTGGCCCTGTACGACGCGGACGCCGAAGCACTCGCCCACGACGACGACCCGGTGTGGACCACGCGTGTGCTGACCGCGGCCGACGCGGCGGCGGCCTCGGCGCTGGCGCAGCAGCGGCGGGTACTCGTCAACGATCCGTCCGGCCCGGACTCCCCGGTACGCGCGCTGGTCGCCGAGCCGCTGATCGCCGGGGACGCCGGCGCGGGAGCGCTCGTCGTCGCGACGGTGAGCCGCCCGGGCCCGGGCATGCTCGGCGCCATCGCGGAGGTCGCCCGGTACGTCTCCGATCAGGTGGAGCTGGCCGAACTCGACGCCTCGCGGGCGCGGCTCGACCGGGCCGAGGTCCTGGCCCTGCGCGCACAGATCAGTCCGCATTTCATCTACAACGCGCTCACCACGATCGCGTCATTCGTGCGCACCGACCCCGACCGGGCACGCGAACTGATCATCGAGTTCGCCGACTTCACCCGCTACTCGTTCCGCGCGGCGGGCGAATACACCCTGCTCTCCGACGAACTGCGCAACATCGACCGCTACCTGACCCTCGAACGCGCGCGCTTCGGCCCGGCACTCGACGTGAAACTGCATGTGGCGCCAGAAGTTCTGGGTGTTGTGCTGCCGTTCCTGGCCCTGCAGCCGCTGGTCGAGAACGCGGTGCGGCACGGGCTGGCCGCCAAGGGCGGCGGATCGATCACGATCACCGCGCGCGACGAGGGCACCGACTGCGTCATCACCGTCGAGGACGACGGCGTCGGCATGGACCCCGAGCTCCTGCGGTCTGGAGACATCGACGCGCTCGATCCGCCCGCCTCCCGAGACGAATCGGCGGGAGCCCGAGTCGGACTCACCAATGTCGACCATCGGCTGCGCGCAGCTTTCGGCAACGACTACGGCCTGGTGGTCGACACCGGCATCGGCGCGGGCACCAAGGTCGGGATGCGGGTCCCCAAATTCCGTGCCGGGGTGCGAGTATGA